The following DNA comes from Burkholderia stabilis.
GCCGCGCAGCACGTCGAGCGTCACATCGGCGCCCTGCCGGACGGCGCCGTTCAGCGCTTCCAGCGAGAACGGGTAGCCGTCGACGGCGACGATCGTGTCCTCGGCCGCGAGCCCGCTGCGGCTGGCCGGGCTGCCATCGAGGACGCTGTAGACGGCAGGGCCGGTATCGCTCGCGAGAATCACGCCGCAATACGGCACCTGCCCTTCGCTGACGTCGAAACCGAGCGCGCGCAGCCTGTCGGGCAGCGTGAGCCTCGCCGGCTCGACGGCCTGCGTTCTCAGGTGGTGGCCGAGGCCGGCCCGGTAGCGCTCGAAGAAATTACAGATGTCGTCGAGTGTGTACCCCGCGCCCACGCCCGCGAAGGCCTCGTAGAACGCGGCAAACACGGTGTCGAGCGATTGCGCGCCGTCGGTGTCGAGACGCAGCGTCGCATCGAGTTCGAATGCGATCACCATGCCGGCGTCGTAGTAGTCGATCGCACTGTTGGCGCGGCCCGGATATTTGTCGTGATTGAGGTAGGACGCCGCCGACGCGTCGGCCGGACTCACATGGCGATAGGCCGGCAGCGCGCTCAGGTGCGTGTAGTAGCCGGTCACCACGCTCAGGAACTGCGCCGGCGTATAGACGGCAGTGCGTGTGCAGGACAGGAATTCGTAATAGCGCGTGAAGCCCTCCGCGACCCACAGGCACTCGCTGAAACAACCGCGTTCGAATTCGAGGTGGCCGAGCGGCGCCGGCCGCAGGCGGCGGACGTTCCACGCATGAAACAGCTCATGCACGCAGACCCGTACGCTGACGTTGTACTGATCGGCGTCGTAGAAAGTCGACGGATCGAGCCCGACCATGGTGCTCGTCAGATGCTCGAGCCCCCACGCGTCGTTCGGATTGAACGACAGCACGTACGTATAGTCCTCGAACGGGAAGCCGCCGAAGATGTCGTGATACACGCCGGCAATCCTGCACAGATCGTCGACGAACCTGCCGACGTTCGCGTCGAACCCCTGCGCGCGCGTCAGGAACACGTGATGGAACGGTGTGCCGCGCACTTCGCGCGTGATCGTGTCGAAGTGCCCGAACGAGACGGGCGTATCAACCAGGCGCGCATAGCTGTCGTATTCCCAGGTCCGCTCCGGCATCGCCGTTGCGCCCGACGGATGATGGATCGCCCAGCCGTCGGGCACGTGATAGCGCACCGTGCAGCGGCCGTCGTGCGCGGTCACCCGCAGATACCGCGTGCCGAGCAGCACGCCGTTCAGGTCGCCGAGCACGCCGCACTCCTCGCTCATCTCGACCGAGGCGGCCGCGGCGCGATAGCGGACCGTCACCCTGCCCTCCGATGCGCTGCGTGCCGGCACCTCGACCGCGTAGGCGGGCCAGCCGCGGCGGTGCACGTCGAGCGCCGCGCCGGTTGCCCCGTCGGTCGCACGAACGTCGAACACGTCGCGGCCGAACGGCTCGAAATCGTAATCGCCCGGCACCCAGGTCGGCGTCGCCAGCACCAGCTCGCCGGGCGGTACGCCGTCGATCGTGAGCTCGACGGCCAGTTCGTGGCGTGCCGGATCAAGCGTGACGTCGTAGTGCACGTTCATTGCGCGACCTCGTTCGAGATGGCCGACTCCGAAGCTTGCCGGGCGCCGCAAGGATCGACCGCGTTGAGCGAGTTGCCGGTGCTGTACCAGAAGGTGTTGCCCACCGCCAGCGGCACCGCTGCGCCGGCGAGGCCCTGGAACTGCACCGTATGCGCGCCCGGCGTGACGGGCGGCGTACAGCCGATCGGCGTGCTCGGCTGCGGGAAGCTCACCAGCACGCCGGCTTGCAACTGCGTGACGTCGAGCCATTCGGGCACGGCCGGCAGCGTCAACAGGTGCTGGAAGTCCGGATCGACCGCGATGTAGTGATCGAGGTGCGCCTCCTTGCCGTCACCGAACAGCACGTAGGTCAGATTCGCCGGACGCGGAATGTTCTGGTCGAACGCACGGTACACGACGACGCGCTCGACGAACACGGTCGCCTCGCCGACGATCTGCGTACCCGGCGTGCCGCCGCCTTCGTTCGAATAATCGCGGTAGATCGCGGCGACGTACTGCCGGACCTGACCGCACGCAACCTGCGGCAGCGTGAACGAATCGCGCTCGAGATTGGTCAGGTTGTACGGGGAGCCGGGGTGCTGCGCCTTGTCCGCGAGATACGTCGACATCGACGCCGGGTCGAGTCGGGCCTGCAGCGTCATCTGATAGAGATGGTCTTCCATGCCGAACATCGGCATATGGCACAGATACAGCGTGGTCGTGCCGAGCATGAACATCCCGTGCGTATTGGGCGTGTCCTTGATCGGCCACGGCTTGGCGTTATCGTTCATGGCTGAGTCTCCGTTGCGTGAAGGACGCCGGCGGGCGTCGTCGTGTCGCGATGGCGTCGGTGGAGCCAGAACGGCGCATTGGCCCATCGACGTTCCTGGTCGTAAAAATCGTCGCGCATCCGCGTGTAGTCGGCGAACCGTTCGCCGATCCGCTGCTCGTGCCTCGCCGCGATCGCGCGGCCGTCCCGATCGCCGGCGATCTCGCGCGCAGCGGCCACCCCGTCTAGCATCGCCTTGATCACGCCTTGCGACGAGAGCGGATCGAAGCTCGCCGCCGCGTCGCCGATCGCCAGCCAGCGCGGCCCCGCGCATCGGCTCAGGCGTGCCGAGCGCGCCTGGCGGACCGTCAGCGTGGAAGGTGCATCCCGCACGCCGTCACCGAGCGCGGCTGCGACATGCCGCGTACCGCGCAGGCACGCATGCCACGACGCCGGCTGTTGAAGCGCGTGCCGGCACAGCATCTGCGCATCGGTTGCGACGACCACGATCGCCTCGTCGGGCGCGAAGCGCGCCGCGTACCACCAGCCGTATTCGACGGCTTCGAGCAACGAGCGCTGCCCGAGCCCGCTGTCGGCGTCGAGCGGCACGCAGGCCGATACGCAGACCAGCCGGTCGCCGTCGAGCTGCTCGGCGCCCATCGCGCGCGCGACGCAGGCGGCATGGCCGCTGGCATCGACGACGAACGCCGCATCGAAGCATTCCGTATCACCGCCGGGCAGCGCGAGCTGCAGCCGCACGCCGTTGCCGGTCGCGCTGCAATGCTCGACGCGGCCGGTTTTCCACTGTACGCCGGCGCGGATCGCGCAATCGCGCAGCAGCGCGTCGAAGCGTCGGCGCTCGACGTGCCAGCCGAAGCCGTGCGGGTTGAACAGGAAGTCGTTGTAGCCGAGCGCGTCGGCGCCCCACGACGACGCGCTGCCGCAACACGGATCGAAACCCTGCGCATCGAACGCGGGCTGCAGGCCCAGCGCCGCGAACACGAGCCGGATGTCGGGCGGCAGGCTTTCGCCGAAGCGCGGCCGGCGCGCGCCCGCCTCGCGCGCGCCGCCGGAATCGTCACGGCCGGCCGCATCGATCAGCAGCACCGGCCCCGCGCCGGCTTGCATCAGGGCGATCGCCGCCGCG
Coding sequences within:
- a CDS encoding PDZ domain-containing protein — protein: MNVHYDVTLDPARHELAVELTIDGVPPGELVLATPTWVPGDYDFEPFGRDVFDVRATDGATGAALDVHRRGWPAYAVEVPARSASEGRVTVRYRAAAASVEMSEECGVLGDLNGVLLGTRYLRVTAHDGRCTVRYHVPDGWAIHHPSGATAMPERTWEYDSYARLVDTPVSFGHFDTITREVRGTPFHHVFLTRAQGFDANVGRFVDDLCRIAGVYHDIFGGFPFEDYTYVLSFNPNDAWGLEHLTSTMVGLDPSTFYDADQYNVSVRVCVHELFHAWNVRRLRPAPLGHLEFERGCFSECLWVAEGFTRYYEFLSCTRTAVYTPAQFLSVVTGYYTHLSALPAYRHVSPADASAASYLNHDKYPGRANSAIDYYDAGMVIAFELDATLRLDTDGAQSLDTVFAAFYEAFAGVGAGYTLDDICNFFERYRAGLGHHLRTQAVEPARLTLPDRLRALGFDVSEGQVPYCGVILASDTGPAVYSVLDGSPASRSGLAAEDTIVAVDGYPFSLEALNGAVRQGADVTLDVLRGNQSRRYTIRPDERTTLVGLRWAGTARQAALISQWLNQPFTPSAGQCVPLDFYENFHGIETVI
- a CDS encoding NAD(P)/FAD-dependent oxidoreductase; its protein translation is MTQGHGIAIVGAGPAGCAAAIALMQAGAGPVLLIDAAGRDDSGGAREAGARRPRFGESLPPDIRLVFAALGLQPAFDAQGFDPCCGSASSWGADALGYNDFLFNPHGFGWHVERRRFDALLRDCAIRAGVQWKTGRVEHCSATGNGVRLQLALPGGDTECFDAAFVVDASGHAACVARAMGAEQLDGDRLVCVSACVPLDADSGLGQRSLLEAVEYGWWYAARFAPDEAIVVVATDAQMLCRHALQQPASWHACLRGTRHVAAALGDGVRDAPSTLTVRQARSARLSRCAGPRWLAIGDAAASFDPLSSQGVIKAMLDGVAAAREIAGDRDGRAIAARHEQRIGERFADYTRMRDDFYDQERRWANAPFWLHRRHRDTTTPAGVLHATETQP